The genomic region ATAACACTCAGCTATATTGATTCTTGTATCCTTCCTCAAAGGAGAAATATAACTATTTACCTTTAATAACTTCAACTACATCGCAGTTTGGATTTATGCTTCCAATGTGTTTTCGATGAGCTGGGCTTCCTTTGCCTTTTCCACCAAACAATAAagctatcaaaaaaataaaaataaaaaacaaacaaaaaaataagctaaACTCTCTATTGCCATTTACCAGATTTGAATATGGTTTCTCCAAATGGTACCAAACAGTAGAACAGATATTTTCCTTACACATAAACATAGTATTTTACATTCCATAAAAATACCTCCTTTGTAGGGCAGTCTGTGTACTCAAtaagcaaaaaaagtaaaattaaatgtttactaaaaggaagtttcctaaataaatttaaaatatgccaacacattcactttattttgcttcttctCTTGACTTCTGGAGACTTACAGTGCTGATTGAGTAACATTCTAATTGAAATGCGACTCATGTAGAAGCGATCCAAAAAGTACTGAACATTCTGGCTGGTGACAGGATCCACCCCGAAGCTCTCCTTGTATTCAATCACACCCTGCGCCATCGTGGGAATAACATCGTTGTGTCGATTCCTGATCCGAATCACAGTATCtgtaaagcttaaaaaaaaaaaacaaaaaaaaaaactatcttgtCAAAACAGCCAAATATTTTGACAAGTGAATTTAATACTAAAATCTAGGTTTAACTAACTTATACTAGGCAAGAAATCCTCATTTCAGTAAAAAGAGCAtcacttatttaaatatatttcagatcATAAATATGTGTAACATATGACAGtacaaaaactttcaaaataaaacttttaaaacgtGATTATTTTCTTGGAACTCCTAAAAGCGAGGCTGCCAAAAACATGATCCTAACAgtgttaaggttttttttgttttgttttgttttttttaaccattatcAACTAAGATCATCTGAGCACTCCTTATGAGGACACTCTTCCAGGGACCTTCAGCATTACAAGAAGACAGAATGCTTGCTTCTAGGGAACACATGCTCTGTAAGGAATAAAGATGAATAAGCCAATAAAGCCTGCCTGTTTTAGAACTATTCCCTATGGttccaaaagagaaagaaccattgagaacagaaaagtgaaagaaattctAATGCCATTGATCCTATAAGTTCAAAAATGGTAGAGAAGAAAAACTGACTGTTGTCTTAAAAATTTTCAAGGCACCCAGCCTTCCCACTTCTGTCATTTAAAAGGTATTACTGCATGGTTAatttaaagaactaaataaaagagaaaagaagcctTAATCATGAAATAACAAAATCTACCTTGTAACATACCCATGGGAATGTACACTTCTGAATGAGTGCTTTCCCATTCATAGTCATCATCTTGAGCACTATTAACTTATTCCAATGATACTATCATggctcaaaatatttttggaattccTAGTTTGTAATCTGCTTCAAAACCAAACTCTTAATCCAAAATACaaacaacaaaactcaaaaacaacaAACGACTCATCATTTCTAGtcagcctttcttttttaattttttttaaatttttatttatttatgatagtcacagagagagagagagaggcagagacataggcagagggagaagcaggctccatgcaccgggagcccgatgtgggattcgatcccaggtctccagaatcgcgccctgggccaaaggcaggagccaaaccgctgcgccacccagggatccctctagtcagccttttatttcacttctctcagccttttatttcacttctctctttttaaaacccCCAAAACTGTTATTCTGCTTGActgctttccttattttttagatTCAGCTCTAACCATTTTCAGAAGGTTCTGTAGCATAAcgcttatttttaagtaagagggcatgggttcaaatcctgatccTACTACTAGCTGGCTATTTGATTTTAATGCTACCTTAAGTTTCTTAACTTTCTGTGCACAGACAGTATTAATTCAATagcattgttttaaagattaaatacaCAGTGTGCTTCATACCTAGGCATAGAGTAAATCCTTGATGTTATTTTCAGAccaaaacatgtttaaaaagtgaaatgttgCCATCATCTTTAGAGACAGTAACAAAAAAAGTGTAATAAACTCTGAGGACAGACAACAAAAGAAGTGGTCTTCAAGTTCTGAGCAATGTTCATGGGAATAAGCAGATAACTGCCTGGGAAGATTACCTGGGTTTATTAATGCTGGTATGGTGGTTATTAAATTGGTCATATTACTTCCATTATTTTACAGACCAGAGGTCATAAAGTGAGACCCACAGATATGTTTTTATAAgccttcattctttaaaaaaaaaaaaaaaaatttaatttgctgCAATCTTTAAAATTGGGAGATTTTACATTAAAAGTCtatacttggggcacctgggtggctcagtagttgagcatctgcctttggctcagattgtgatcctggggtccagggatagagtcctgcatcaggctccccacaaggagcctgcttctccctctgcctaggtctctgcctctctctctctgtgtttctcatgaatatttaaataaaatctttaaaaaaaattaaaaatctaaacttactgcttttctttaaacacacacaaaaatcagacAATCTAGATGGTGTTTCTGCATTGGCAAGGATTGGCTGGAGCTCAAAGAGGAATGCGCTGTCCAGGTTGAAAGATCTCACAGGTCCCCTATTATCCAAACGGCACCGAGGCCACATCTAGATCATCGCACTTGAACTGTGTCATGTCTTATATTTACTGATTTACAGTATTTGCCTTACCTGTATGAGCTGCTATAGACACGTATACTATAATATGTTCTGAAGTGGAGAGAAACTGACAGTTAATTTCCCTAAAGTAACCCAATAGCAAGCTTAAGCTcagtacatttatatttttcatatgacgtttaaagaatataaaaattgtattcaGAATAGGGTCCAAATATTGTACTCACTCATAAATAGTTTTAGCCTCTTCAGCACTTTTGTCTTTAAATTCAAGAAGTTCCTGAAGACTCTGGATATACCTAAAATGCAAATCAGTAGGgtaaatttgttcttttatattttgaaagttcaatattgtgaaaatataaaaaggtatttttagtatcttttaaTATAGAATAGTGCTACAAATTATGGTTGAAGTAGGATTTTTAGACCCATTTACATTTaagcaaagtgcctggcacaaagtagcaGAAGTTTCATTTTCTCCTAAAAACATAGGTTAAATCtgatttaagaattttaagattttggggcgcctgggtggctcagtctgttaagcagctgcttcagctcaggtcatgatctcagagtcctgggatggagccccacatcaggctctctgcttatccaggaatctgcttctccctcttcctctgtccctccccctgctcatgcctgTGCTggtgcacactctctcaaataaataaattctttccaaaaaaagaattttaagatttcCTACTTCCTTTTATATACTTCTATACTCTAAAATAGCTTTTCAGCTTCTTAAATTTACCACCATACAGTATAAATGCTGACTGTCACGAGAACTGAGTCTGTTACCATTAACTACGTGATCTGGGGCAAATGATTTAACTTGTTTTAGTTTCAGTAGAATGTGGAGGCCCATCCACCTCAGTCTAACTTAAAATCTGATTGTTAAAATCTCATACGCCTTACAGGCctttagtgttttaaaaaatctttaattagtTGCCGTCTTTCAAAAttgggagatttttaaattaaaaatctagacttgtatgaggcacctgggtggctcagttgtttaaacatatatctgcctttggctttgggtcctgagatcaagccctcgcagggaacctgcttctctctcctctctcatgctttctcttgctatctctgcactatctctgtctctctcaaacaaaatctctcaaaaaaataaaataaaaagattttatttattcatgggtgacagagagaggcagagacataggcagagggagaagcaggctccctgtgaggagcctgatagGGACTTGAtgccagaaccctgggatcacgagccaagccaaaggcagatgctcaaccactgagccacccaggtgtccctaagtaaaactgggtttttgtttgttttgttttttcactctaGACTTGTGGCTTTTCTTTAAGTACACAAAAATCAGCTGATCTGGACAGTGTTTCTGCATTGGCAATGACCAGCTGGAGCTGAAAGTGGTTATCCTTTAGAAGCACATACTCTCCAGGTTAATAGCTTATGtccagtcaacaaatatttgttaaaagccTATAATTTACCACATGGTTCTTTTAAACAGAGCTGAAGCAAAACGAAAGTCATGAAAATGTAGGTTTTTGATCTACCTAACGATTCAAGGTGGCAAATGGCCTGTTAAGGAAGGAGCAAAATGAGGAAAGCCAAATGACTTTCTCAAGGTTATGCTGCCAAGCACAATGGCAGTACAGGGCCAGAGCTGAAAACACTTCACTATTCAGTGACCTTCGATAATATAGGGTCTGCTTTGGCTGCTCTGTTGGCACTTTATCTACAACTGTCTTTAGTAGGCATTCAGGggcaatgaaaatgttttaaaactctgTAAATCCATATGTTGGTTTGAAAAGCTGTTCTTGACAAGCAGCGTGCCTCTCCGCAGTCCAAAACATTCCAAAGATTCTGGTATTTGCTTTAACTCATACGTTTCTCTTCACTGGCAAGAAAAACTATGCTCTTTATTCAAGAGATAATTGAGCACCTACAACATTTTAGGCACAGATCAGATTTCAAAATGCagcatattctatttttaatgaagaatttaaaaaacaagaataagcTTCCATAGAAAATTATATGTTCTAATTTTATATTCCATCATAGTTCCTAAAcaaatgtttcttctttaaaccacATTTATAGTTGTCCCGTATTTGAACTAGATAGCATCTCATTATCACATATTATAGCAGTCATACTGCTTtcgcttgttttttaaaattgaagtttcATCAGTTTCTCCTATAAGCTATGATACCACAAAAAAGCACTAAGATCTCCATGAATCATAACTGGGAAAAATCTtgcagctaatttttttttctacttaagacTCAATTCTGGTAAACTCTTTTGTTTGAAATGGATAATGCTTAAGAGTATAATACTTTGAAAttagtaacattaaaaaaataaaataaattagtaacaTTAACAAAAAAGGCTGTATTTAAGCGACCGCATATGTATGCACTGCCACTGTCATTTTTTAGAACAGAGATCATAGTTTCTTATATGATTCCACtaacttctaattatttttaaatggaaaaaagattttaactttCATGTTTGATCaatatagttaaataaaataaatttggtttgttaaaaatacatatacacaccctttaatacattttatcatTCTGACTATAGCACGatagagcagaaagaaacaaatcggGGCTTGAATCCCAGCTCCCCGGTACTGCCTTTGGCAAGACACCTGtaggtgcctcagtttcctcatctgtaaaatggtgataatgcCTAATGGGCAGAGTTGTTGAAGGGATTAAAGGTCCATCAATACATGGTAGATATTTATTATAACATAACATCCTGCAGATTCAATAACATAAACCGTAAATTTAGTGTGTTTATTTCTGTGcagttctgaattttttttttttaaagccaaggAGTGGTAGAATCCAGGATTCAGGGAACAGGCCCAGACAtacccaaaagaagaagaaatgctcTTACTACCATAAGATTCCatggaagagtaaaaaaaaatatttgctttcaccTTCAGTAGAGTCTATAAATCCACTGAAATTGCAAACACGAGATAGGAATCTTACCAGCTTTGTACCAATTGAACTGATGGAGTCCTGAGAAGATTATCTGGAAGAAgacttatttctttcattatatttgcCAATCTAACAGGTAGCTCTTGTCGCAGAAACATAAATGAGGTCTTTTCACAAGCGTTCATAGATCCTAAAACCAAACACGGTGCGAACAGCAGTAAGTAGAGGCCATAAGGCAGTAGAAGCcagagacagggagaaacagagggagctACTGGGCAGTGTCAGAGTGCCAGCATCACCATGATgccagggaaaggaagaggaggcaaGGGACAAGATAACCCTCTGGAGGGTTGTGAGGCGTCCTAAATGGCCTTCTAATTCCTGAAGGAATTGCTTTGTAGAGTGATAAAGATACTTTCCCCGTCTGTCTCCATCACTTGCACCCTTACTGGGATCATCTTAGACACAAGGCAACCTGAGCAAGTCTGAGCAAGGTGTGGAGTCTAATTAACAGTAGGACCTGCCAAAGCCTATCCTATGTAACCAGTTGCTGCTACTATTTAGAAAATCTGTTTCCTAACTCtgggtttttaaagaaatgaatacctaagataaagagagaaattttgTCATATGCATGGGAACCACAATAAGCAAGACTCGGTGTAGAGGAGGGCTTTCaggcaatagaaaacaaaaaataccagGGCCTGTGCAGCGACCATCTTCAAGCTTCAAAGCCCTGCATtccgcctccctcccctccccgccccccaccctcacccccgccccccattcAATTGTCTGATTCCTGGAAAGCAGCCTGCTCTTCTTTCACTCCTATCAAGACGCTAAACAGAGCAGTTGTAGAATAGCCTTTGGCAAGCAGTCCCATTTAAAGTTGAACAAAAAAGTCATGTTATTTCAGCAATGCATTTTAAACCTGAGAATTTAATCTTGCTGTTTTAACAAGAGACAACCTTAGAGAAAACCAGACTGTCCATAGCAGGAATGATGGAATGAGAGGAAAACATTCTCTTGTGAAAGTTTAAGGGCATACTGTGAACAAGGCCAAATTCACCCCTTCATCAAACTATagtcattttaaagtaaatacaaaaaaaccGAGAGGGCTTTGCGCCAAAAAAATTTTTGGCCCTGTGCACCATAATTTTAAGATAAAGCTGCCAGCTATGCTGGTATCTTTTGAGCCCACTAATGACCCATTACTGACTTAACAGTACTCGCAATGCAGAAGATAAGTCTTGCTACTGATGTTTTATGACCTTCCTGGCTTATTGGTTTTCCCTTTCCCCGCTCAGCACCCTCACATGAGAAGTCAAAAGTCTAACTTTGCCATTTCTCTGCAATCTGTTGCATCCTTTCTAGAGAAAATCAGGAAGCGTCCAGCCGAGGAAGAGGAAAAGTGGACAGTCGCTTCTGCAGAAAGGAGTGTGGCAATCGCCACAGCGCTTGTGCTCACGCACTTTCTGCGTGTGCTGGAGACTTACTTGCTGATGATGAAACGAATGTGCCGCGGATGGAAACACTATTAAGCAAGTGGCAAGGAAAACATTCTGTGAAACGCTCGGGCCAGTTATAACCTGCCTCCCGTCTCATCACGGAGGTTTTACGCAATCGTTTATCATCAGTCTGGAGAGTCGGAACACGACTCCGGGAGGTGCCACTCGGCAGCCCCGGGCCGCAGCCCTGCGCTTCCGAAGGGGCCCGGCGGGGGGCGCGACCCGCACACGTGCGCTGGGGGGCGGGAGGTCCCCGCGCCCGCGGCCCTCGGGGTTGGTTTTGCGACGGTACGAGGTGAGGAGGCTCACGCCCCCAGGGGCTCCtcgggcccccgcccgccccggagCGCGAGGATCTGCCCgcaggggaggaaggaagcaccgggtgggggggggagacGTTAGGGAGGGGGAAGGTTAGGCAGGGGGGTCGTTAGGGAGGGGGTgcgcggggggggagggggaggttaGGGGGGGGGCCGTTAGGGAGGGGGTgcgcggggggggagggggtgcgccGGGTGGGAGGGGGACGTTAGGGAGGAGGGGTCGTTAGGGAGGGGGTGCGCGGGGGGGGGGTGCGCCGGGTGGGAGGGGAAGGTTAGGGAGGGGGGAGGTTAGGGAGGGGgtgcgcgggggggggggtgcgccgGGTGGGAGGGGAAGGTTAGGGAGGGGGGAGGTTAGGGAGGGggtgcgcggggggggggggtgcgccgGGTGGGAGGGGAAGGTTAGGGAGGGGGGAGGTTAGGGAGGGGGTGCGCGGGGGGGGGGTGCGCCGGGTGGGAGGGGAAGGTTAGGGAGGGGGGAGGTTAGGGAGGGGGTGCGCGGGGGGGGGGAGTAGGAGGGGGGAGGTTCGGGACGCGGGTGCGcgggcgggaggggggcgggcgcgcgcagggccgggccgggcgggggccggggccggggccggggccgcggtgTCCCGCGCAGGGCCGCGCACAAAGGCCCGAGGCCCGGGCCGCACTCACCGAAGTCGAGGAACTGCTTCATGGAAAGCGGCGACGGCGAGAAGCGCGCGTAGAAGTCCACCTGGCCCGGAACGCCGCTGTCGGGCGCCGGCCCTGAGCCCGAGTCCGAGGCGAGGCTGCGGCCGCCGCCGGGGCTGgccgcccggagcccggagcccgagCGGGCGCAGGCGGCCCCGCGCAGCAGCAGCCGCGCCCGCCGCATGCCGAGCCCCGCCGGaggagccgggccgggccgccaGGTCGCCGCTCCGCGCCTCGGCCCGGCGCTACGTGAGGGACGTGGCGACCCTCGGGGGCGGGGAGCGGCTGTcaccgccgcggccgccgccccccTCGCCGGAGCCCGGCCCCCTGCGCCGCTGGGCGGGAcccggggcgggaggcggggcaggggcgggagcgcgcgggcgggggggccgggccggggcgggcggggcgggagcgcgggggcggggtgggggcgggggctgcggcgggggcggggcgggggctgcggcggGGCCGGCAGGTGCGCCCCCTCCCGCGCGCTCCGCGCCTCCCCAGCCTCCCGCGCCCGTGcggctgcggggccggggcctTCCGGAAACTCCGCGGCGAGGGAGCCCCGAGGTCCCGGGGGACGCCGCCGCACCCGGAGGGCTGCCGGATCTGACCCTTGCCGAGCGGGGGCACCGGCACCGGCACCGGGGGGCGTAGCCCCAACGGCCCGCGGCGACTGCAGACCCAGACCTGCGGCTCTCGGCGCGGacgccccggggccccgcccctTGATCGACTTTCTCTTTAACTGTCTTGGCAGCCCCACGGTCTGGctgttccctccttcctcttctccacttTCCTCGATTTAGGACGGGGCATCTCTGGATATGGTAAGTTGAAGATGCATTTAATGCACTTAACTGTCCAGCGGCGTCGCGTACTTAGTCCGGCCAACCCGAGGCGTGCTCAGAGCGCTTCCTTCCATTCGCCTGCGGTTGGGCAAAATCGTCAAACACAAAGCCCATTTTATAGTAGCACGGGCTTCATGGAAGTACTGCACTGAAGGTGAAACACGGAGTGCTGGTACCTGGGTGGTTTACCCTGGTGATTGTAGGGCTCGGCTGGAGTTGCAGCTGCTGCTGCAGGACCACAAGAGTAGCGTGCCGCGCTTCAGCTCGCTTAGGAAAAGACCAGAAGTCAAGGTATGATTCACACTGAGCGGGTATCGCTTTTGATCCGttgtaaagtagaaaaaaatcattaagttcAACTATTGGAAGTCAGGAGGGAATTGCAAGactagacaattttttttaaagattgtatttatttattcatgagagagaagcagagacaggcagagggagaagcaggctccatgcagggagcctaacgtgggacttgatccggagactccaggatcaggccctgggcctaaggcaggcgctaaaccactgagccacccagggatccccaacaatttCTTGTAATGGTGAAATTCCCTGCAGCTGCAAAGGCAGCCATCTGTGCTGAAAATCACCACTGCTGTCTCTTCTTTCCACAGAGACTTCCCCATCTGTCCATCCCCAGTGCCTTGGCATGTCTTAGATGCAACAAGATTACTTTTTCATGGGTAGTTTATCAGcaaaatatgtatacatgtgtatcaCCAGCAGTTACCGGTCAAGAATAATTCATTTCTCCGTGGTGGTCAGGTCTTGGGTTGTATAAAGATATGATATATGTAAAGGAGATgatagtctctctcttttttttagggTGTCTTAGTCCCACAAGTGTAGCCTGAAGGAGAAGAGTGCCCACCTGGAAACAGGTGTAGGTAGTTAAGGGGATGGGTTGACAACAGCACCTGAATATAGTTTCTGAAAGTGGTGCCTCTAACAGGTTTTTCAGGTATCTGTTACCTTGGTTGTTGTTACAACTTTGGTGAAAATATCTTAGAGGAAGCAGGATGAACATAAGACCAGGAGATGTGTAGAGAAAGTAAGGGTGGTATCTGTATTATATGTTTGCTGTTCCACCAGGCATGCTGTGCCCTCCAAATCTGGCTTTTCTTCATCCCTTCTGTGAATGTTTGCTAAATGCCGACTGTAGGTACCAGGTAATGTTCTGGGTGGCTGGGAATAAAGCCAAATAAAGCCATATGCAATTCAGATAGGATCCCATATTCAGATACGTCTGCACTTAGAAAGCATATACTATAGGGTCAGACGTGGGAGAAGAATTTTACACCATATCTTCAAAATATTAGAGCACCTGCTCCATGAACGGATTAGATTTGTTCCGAGTGGCTCAGACAGCTGGTGGAAGACTTAGGGACAGAAACTATAGGAAAGCGGATCTGACTCACACATGGAAAAACTTTGGATGGTTATATAGTCATTTGACTACAAGCTGGCAGCCTTAGAGTCCCAAAGGGTCCTTGTCAGTCGTGTAGAGGACAGTTAATGACGCTGCAGGGAGAATGGTAGGAAAGCAGTAATGAACAGAGACTCGCTCCTGGTTTCAAATCCTGACTGTGCCATGTACTCGCCATGTACTCACTCTGTAGTGTTGAGGGAGTTACTTAACCTGAGCTTCAGCCTCCTTATCTATAAAGGGGGACTGTCTCCCTGGGTGACTGTGATATACATGATATAGCTATCTGGGCATAATGCCCAGGACC from Canis lupus baileyi chromosome 34, mCanLup2.hap1, whole genome shotgun sequence harbors:
- the PDK1 gene encoding pyruvate dehydrogenase (acetyl-transferring) kinase isozyme 1, mitochondrial isoform X4, which encodes MRRARLLLRGAACARSGSGLRAASPGGGRSLASDSGSGPAPDSGVPGQVDFYARFSPSPLSMKQFLDFGSMNACEKTSFMFLRQELPVRLANIMKEISLLPDNLLRTPSVQLVQSWYIQSLQELLEFKDKSAEEAKTIYDFTDTVIRIRNRHNDVIPTMAQGVIEYKESFGVDPVTSQNVQYFLDRFYMSRISIRMLLNQHSLLFGGKGKGSPAHRKHIGSINPNCDVVEVIKDGYENARRLCDLYYINSPELELEELNAKSPGQPIQVVYVPSHLYHMVFELFKNAMRATMEHHADKGVYPPIQVHITLGNEDLTVKMSDRGGGVPLRKIDRLFNYMYSTAPRPRVETSRAVPLALSTESIERLPVYNKAAWKHYNTNHEADDWCVPSREPKDMTTFRSA
- the PDK1 gene encoding pyruvate dehydrogenase (acetyl-transferring) kinase isozyme 1, mitochondrial isoform X3, with product MRRARLLLRGAACARSGSGLRAASPGGGRSLASDSGSGPAPDSGVPGQVDFYARFSPSPLSMKQFLDFGSMNACEKTSFMFLRQELPVRLANIMKEISLLPDNLLRTPSVQLVQSWYIQSLQELLEFKDKSAEEAKTIYDFTDTVIRIRNRHNDVIPTMAQGVIEYKESFGVDPVTSQNVQYFLDRFYMSRISIRMLLNQHSLLFGGKGKGSPAHRKHIGSINPNCDVVEVIKDGYENARRLCDLYYINSPELELEELNAKSPGQPIQVVYVPSHLYHMVFELFKLYFEWNPNVFQNAMRATMEHHADKGVYPPIQVHITLGNEDLTVKMSDRGGGVPLRKIDRLFNYMYSTAPRPRVETSRAVPLALSTESIERLPVYNKAAWKHYNTNHEADDWCVPSREPKDMTTFRSA
- the PDK1 gene encoding pyruvate dehydrogenase (acetyl-transferring) kinase isozyme 1, mitochondrial isoform X1; the encoded protein is MRRARLLLRGAACARSGSGLRAASPGGGRSLASDSGSGPAPDSGVPGQVDFYARFSPSPLSMKQFLDFGSMNACEKTSFMFLRQELPVRLANIMKEISLLPDNLLRTPSVQLVQSWYIQSLQELLEFKDKSAEEAKTIYDFTDTVIRIRNRHNDVIPTMAQGVIEYKESFGVDPVTSQNVQYFLDRFYMSRISIRMLLNQHSLLFGGKGKGSPAHRKHIGSINPNCDVVEVIKDGYENARRLCDLYYINSPELELEELNAKSPGQPIQVVYVPSHLYHMVFELFKLYFEWNPNVFQNAMRATMEHHADKGVYPPIQVHITLGNEDLTVKMSDRGGGVPLRKIDRLFNYMYSTAPRPRVETSRAVPLAGFGYGLPISRLYAQYFQGDLKLYSLEGYGTDAVIYIKALSTESIERLPVYNKAAWKHYNTNHEADDWCVPSREPKDMTTFRSA
- the PDK1 gene encoding pyruvate dehydrogenase (acetyl-transferring) kinase isozyme 1, mitochondrial isoform X2; translated protein: MRRARLLLRGAACARSGSGLRAASPGGGRSLASDSGSGPAPDSGVPGQVDFYARFSPSPLSMKQFLDFGSMNACEKTSFMFLRQELPVRLANIMKEISLLPDNLLRTPSVQLVQSWYIQSLQELLEFKDKSAEEAKTIYDFTDTVIRIRNRHNDVIPTMAQGVIEYKESFGVDPVTSQNVQYFLDRFYMSRISIRMLLNQHSLLFGGKGKGSPAHRKHIGSINPNCDVVEVIKDGYENARRLCDLYYINSPELELEELNAKSPGQPIQVVYVPSHLYHMVFELFKNAMRATMEHHADKGVYPPIQVHITLGNEDLTVKMSDRGGGVPLRKIDRLFNYMYSTAPRPRVETSRAVPLAGFGYGLPISRLYAQYFQGDLKLYSLEGYGTDAVIYIKALSTESIERLPVYNKAAWKHYNTNHEADDWCVPSREPKDMTTFRSA